One genomic window of Luteitalea pratensis includes the following:
- a CDS encoding DUF1778 domain-containing protein: MAAPATAARTRTINIRIEEERRTLIDRAAAVAGKDRTQFVLNAATREATTVLLDQRYFQLDTAAFAKFNAALDASPAENPRLRELLSRKAPWER, encoded by the coding sequence ATGGCAGCCCCTGCAACCGCCGCGCGGACACGAACCATCAATATCCGCATCGAGGAAGAGCGACGCACGCTCATCGATCGAGCCGCTGCAGTTGCCGGGAAGGACCGTACTCAGTTCGTTCTGAACGCAGCAACCCGTGAAGCGACAACTGTACTTCTCGACCAGCGGTATTTTCAGCTGGACACAGCTGCGTTCGCGAAGTTCAACGCTGCCCTGGATGCGTCTCCCGCCGAGAACCCGCGGCTGCGCGAGCTTCTCTCTAGAAAAGCTCCCTGGGAACGATGA
- a CDS encoding GNAT family N-acetyltransferase — translation MSAAGISAPEHLTAEHDVSSFDSGTPELDNWLKRRALANEALGTSRTYVVTEGGRVVAFYALANGAVAHKDVFAKTKRNMPDPIPVMVLARSAVDSAYQKQGLGSALLRDALFRTIAAAQIAGIRAVLLHAMSDDAKRTYARAGFHEGPVDPMMMMITLAEVEKNLSPPSAS, via the coding sequence ATGAGTGCGGCAGGAATTAGCGCTCCAGAGCACCTGACAGCCGAGCACGACGTCAGCTCTTTCGACTCCGGTACGCCTGAACTCGACAATTGGCTGAAACGCCGAGCGCTTGCGAATGAGGCGCTGGGCACTTCACGGACCTACGTCGTGACAGAAGGCGGACGTGTGGTCGCCTTCTATGCGCTTGCAAACGGCGCCGTTGCTCACAAGGACGTGTTCGCCAAAACGAAGCGCAACATGCCGGATCCAATTCCGGTGATGGTGCTTGCGCGTTCGGCCGTCGATTCCGCCTACCAGAAACAAGGTCTTGGTTCCGCGCTTCTAAGGGACGCCCTATTCCGCACCATCGCGGCCGCTCAAATCGCTGGCATTCGCGCGGTGCTGCTTCACGCGATGTCAGATGACGCGAAGCGCACCTATGCACGTGCCGGATTTCACGAGGGTCCGGTCGATCCAATGATGATGATGATTACGCTCGCAGAGGTTGAGAAGAACCTCAGCCCGCCCAGCGCGAGCTGA
- a CDS encoding SRPBCC domain-containing protein, with the protein MKNRTTVERKSERELVVTRTFNGPARIVFEAWTRPELFRQWWLPRSMGMSLRSCEMDVRVGGKYRLEFEPDGMAFFGTYLEVTPHSRLVWTNEEGGEGGPVTTVTFEEKHGQTLLVMHELYSSKEALDAAGTGAADATVETFAQLDELLLTLGASVGRS; encoded by the coding sequence ATGAAGAACCGCACGACGGTGGAGCGGAAGTCCGAGCGTGAGCTAGTCGTTACCCGAACCTTCAACGGCCCGGCCCGCATCGTGTTCGAGGCGTGGACCAGGCCCGAGCTGTTCAGGCAGTGGTGGTTGCCGCGGTCGATGGGCATGTCCCTGCGTTCCTGTGAGATGGATGTTCGTGTCGGGGGCAAGTACCGTCTCGAGTTCGAACCCGATGGTATGGCGTTCTTCGGCACGTACCTCGAAGTGACACCGCACTCGCGCCTCGTGTGGACCAACGAGGAAGGCGGTGAGGGTGGGCCTGTCACCACGGTGACATTCGAGGAAAAGCATGGCCAGACGCTGCTGGTCATGCACGAGCTCTATTCCTCGAAGGAAGCGCTCGACGCTGCCGGCACCGGGGCGGCGGATGCGACGGTCGAAACGTTCGCGCAACTGGACGAGCTTCTCCTCACCCTGGGCGCGAGCGTGGGACGGTCATGA
- a CDS encoding ArsR/SmtB family transcription factor has translation MVLYSRTRFDAAFAALSDATRRGVLEQLGRADASITDLADKFHMTLTGMKKHVGVLEQAGLVTTAKVGRVRTCRLGLHRLDEEAAWIERYRQLWDARFDELDKVVEELKRKEKVDGRKKRE, from the coding sequence ATGGTTCTGTATTCGCGGACCCGCTTCGATGCCGCGTTTGCCGCGCTCTCGGACGCCACCCGACGCGGTGTTCTGGAGCAACTCGGGCGTGCAGACGCTTCGATCACCGACCTTGCCGACAAGTTCCACATGACCCTAACGGGCATGAAGAAGCACGTCGGCGTCCTGGAGCAGGCGGGGCTCGTCACCACGGCGAAGGTCGGGCGCGTGCGGACCTGCAGGCTCGGCCTGCACAGACTGGATGAAGAGGCGGCATGGATCGAGAGGTACCGCCAGCTCTGGGATGCACGGTTCGACGAGCTGGACAAGGTTGTCGAGGAACTGAAACGGAAGGAGAAGGTTGATGGACGCAAGAAGAGAGAGTGA
- a CDS encoding serine hydrolase → MTTAVLNPVKAFTLIALGLAIAAMGIYVANADDAPGAAVIGMLLMVVGVVLGVRAARNRLPMWAARSALAVGVVVAAFAAFLTHAVVVTAPLFPQSQEVPSVVASAPSPQHTAAVERARELVRAAVLEQNLPGVSVAVGAGGTVIWAEGFGWRDVVTRTPVTPDTRFNIGTAASAVSAAAARLGLTNTGADAAKEWSPEAIGEEGEDFPPLTLLRHVIWQPLGLMPAEYPLPGHRATFYVPRSDDNPGRGRRLMYMRDLACCANGMAFYSTPFDLVRFALATHPDSVNGELAGGMVMSLLTGRDSGIVIAVTSNMAHANTSSLALRVADAFAQQTR, encoded by the coding sequence TCACCCTGATCGCCCTCGGCCTGGCCATCGCGGCCATGGGAATCTATGTGGCCAACGCCGACGACGCGCCAGGCGCCGCGGTCATCGGCATGCTGCTGATGGTGGTCGGCGTCGTGCTCGGTGTGAGGGCGGCGCGCAACCGGCTGCCGATGTGGGCTGCTCGCAGCGCGCTTGCCGTTGGCGTCGTCGTCGCCGCGTTCGCGGCGTTTCTGACCCACGCGGTCGTTGTGACGGCGCCACTCTTCCCGCAGTCGCAGGAGGTGCCATCGGTCGTCGCCTCCGCGCCGTCACCGCAACATACGGCGGCCGTCGAGCGCGCTCGGGAGCTCGTGCGCGCAGCCGTATTGGAGCAGAACCTGCCCGGGGTGTCCGTGGCGGTCGGTGCCGGCGGCACCGTCATCTGGGCCGAAGGGTTCGGATGGCGGGACGTCGTGACACGGACGCCCGTCACGCCCGACACGCGGTTCAACATCGGCACCGCGGCGTCCGCGGTCAGCGCCGCCGCTGCGCGGCTCGGGCTGACCAACACCGGGGCTGATGCGGCGAAAGAATGGAGCCCTGAAGCGATCGGCGAGGAGGGAGAGGACTTCCCGCCCCTCACGCTCCTCCGCCACGTCATCTGGCAGCCGCTCGGCCTCATGCCCGCGGAGTACCCGCTGCCGGGCCACCGCGCGACGTTCTATGTTCCGAGATCCGATGACAATCCCGGCCGTGGACGACGACTGATGTACATGCGCGACCTGGCCTGTTGCGCGAACGGGATGGCGTTCTATTCGACGCCGTTCGATCTCGTGCGCTTCGCACTGGCGACCCACCCCGACAGCGTCAACGGTGAGCTCGCCGGTGGCATGGTGATGTCGCTGCTGACGGGGCGCGACAGCGGCATCGTCATCGCGGTCACGTCGAACATGGCGCACGCGAACACGTCCTCGCTGGCACTTCGAGTCGCGGACGCGTTCGCGCAACAGACGCGATGA